The following coding sequences lie in one Alosa sapidissima isolate fAloSap1 chromosome 15, fAloSap1.pri, whole genome shotgun sequence genomic window:
- the LOC121683481 gene encoding NEDD4-binding protein 1-like, protein MSETVAQQDPEQEENRAQGISPNEEGISVPIQDDGLAVSQYHHKHQPFKLHLIQTEGDPNLRWLILDGARIARSGQFYCCHRLAQAVKYFWERGHRKIIICIPEWMKLHKNIVICGIHYLDKLQDHLQDLLVYTPFEAKEASFMEKLAKNSGALIVTLPGPDSWSEPYHRILQFTFMKDSFMLPDDPCGKEGPDLSTLLLSKNNIKEISVKILIKDLLGKWEDYSNILKDFKELNLSFSEEPGNDDLPLVIIDGGNVAMSHGLNIFYSFFGIYRAVLHYWNKGYRNIIVCVPNWRKNSEYTGYGYEYLHKLSERGLVALTPSICYDDRFMLKEAKDKTGWIVTNDQFKDFGKEWKDTKNRCIPFEFNGNHFIPITISSEIHQDPQIPASSKVYNYGKAIVQDP, encoded by the exons ATGAGTGAAACTGTAGCACAACAAGATCCAGAGCAGGAAGAGAACAGGGCACAGGGTATATCACCAAATGAAGAAGGGATTTCAGTGCCCATTCAAGATGATGGTTTGGCTGTTAGCCAGTACCATCATAAACATCAACCCTTCAAGCTTCATTTGATTCAGACCGAAGGAGATCCAAATCTGAGATGGTTGATTCTTGATGGCGCAAGAATTGCACGAAG TGGACAATTCTACTGCTGTCATAGGCTCGCCCAGGCTGTCAAGTACTTCTGGGAGAGAGGGCACAGAAAGATCATCATCTGTATCCCGGAGTGGATGAAACTACATAAAAATATTGTAATTTGCG GAATACATTATTTGGATAAACTACAGGACCATCTGCAGGACTTGTTGGTCTATACACCCTTTGAAGCAAAGGAAGCCAG CTTCATGGAAAAACTAGCTAAGAATTCTGGTGCGCTGATTGTTACTTTGCCAGGCCCAGACAGCTGGAGTGAACCATACCACAG AATTCTTCAGTTTACATTTATGAAAGATTCCTTTATGTTACCTGATGACCCATGTGGCAAAGAGGGACCAGATCTTTCCACTCTGCTTCTCTCAAAAAACAATATAAAGGAAATATCTGTTAAGATATTG ATTAAGGACCTGCTGGGAAAATGGGAGGACTATTCTAACATCTTAAAGGACTTTAAGGAACTTAACCTCTCCTTTTCTGAAGAACCAGGAAATGATGACCTACCACTGGTGATTATTGATGGGGGCAATGTGGCTATGAG CCACGGCCTGAACATATTCTACTCATTCTTTGGTATCTACCGGGCTGTTCTGCACTACTGGAATAAAGGTTATCGTAACATCATTGTTTGTGTGCCAAACTGGAGAAAGAACTCTGAATACACCGGCTATG GCTATGAGTATCTACACAAACTGTCCGAGAGAGGCCTTGTGGCGCTGACTCCTAGCATATGTTATGATGATAG gTTTATGCTTAAAGAAGCCAAGGATAAAACTGGTTGGATTGTAACAAATGATCAATTTAAAGATTTTGGCAAAGAATGGAAAGATACTAAAAACAG ATGCATTCCCTTTGAGTTTAATGGAAATCACTTCATTCCGATTACAATTTCATCTGAG ATCCATCAAGACCCACAGATTCCGGCATCCAGCAAGGTGTATAACTATGGAAAGGCGATTGTCCAAGATCCTTAG
- the LOC121683516 gene encoding immunoglobulin superfamily member 1-like isoform X1, protein MGEMSMSMAVLALVSVISVSVPSAPVAAQIRLVNGKSRCSGRVEVYLSNQWGTVCDDGWDMSDAEVVCRELGCGCAINAPWSAFYGAGTGYILMDDVACSLTEQSLTQCSYNSNPDCKHEEDVGVACTATGPSISLISSYSTVSAGETVQIRCSRSASRCNGNLLLYRNGVNVNSKALNSSQSSATFTLSNVDSSHQGSYTCAYSSSSTHSRSINITVVVGLLQKPSIFLETSKEVSWGRFAQMRCSISTQHLGGTFTLQQLSGSFTETKISTGTSALFTIPQVDFIHEGDYYCRYQTRVSRREFTSPQSATVSFSVIVVLEQPILSLGTSKEVSWGQSAQMRCSISTQHLGGTFTLQQLSGSFKGTKISTGASALFTIPQVDFIHEGAYNCQYKTRVSTREFTSPQSATVSLSVIVVLVQPNISLSAPDGGLFWGPQGPEVTRGHSLSLICSSEPQHQGGSFHLIFDGSNRTRTQLAINHSASFYIPEADYSHQGNYSCVYEVTVSSRTFNSTQTAPLTVIVRASLAPIIASGVISGLFLLLLIPAILYLVKKKHLGSANTYRFHNGPGESRDEGENIYIYGDLEEDMNVEELHGPTVIDNDYDEDD, encoded by the exons ATGGGGGAGATGTCGATGTCGATGGCTGTACTCGCTCTGGTCTCAG TTATTTCTGTCAGTGTCCCCTCAGCACCTG TTGCTGCCCAGATCAGGCTGGTGAATGGAAAGAGTCGGTGCTCAGGTCGAGTGGAGGTGTATCTCTCTAACCAGTGGGGAACTGTGTGTGATGATGGCTGGGACATGAGTGATGCTGAGGTGGTATGCAGAGAGCTGGGATGTGGCTGTGCTATAAATGCCCCTTGGTCAGCCTTCTATGGTGCAGGGACTGGATATATTTTGATGGATGATGTTGCATGCTCTCTAACTGAACAGTCTCTGACCCAGTGCTCCTACAATAGCAACCCTGACTGTAAGCATGAAGAGGATGTAGGGGTGGCTTGTACCGCTACAG gtccctccatctctctcatctcctcataCTCAACAGTCTCAGCTGGAGAAACTGTTCAGATCAGATGTTCTAGGAGTGCAAGCCGGTGCAATGGCAACTTACTTCTGTACAGAAATGGAGTCAATGTGAATTCAAAGGCTCTTAATTCCTCCCAGAGCAGCGCTACGTTTACTCTGTCTAATGTGGACTCCTCTCACCAGGGCAGTTACACATGtgcctactcctcctcctctactcatAGCAGGTCCATTAACATCACTGTAG TGGTAGGCCTACTACAGAAGCCAAGCATTTTCCTGGAAACCAGCAAAGAGGTTTCTTGGGGTCGGTTTGCCCAGATGAGGTGCTCCATCTCCACACAGCACCTGGGTGGTACATTCACCCTACAGCAGCTCTCTGGGTCATTTACAGAGACAAAGATCTCCACTGGAACTTCTGCCCTCTTCACCATTCCTCAAGTGGACTTTATCCATGAAGGAGACTACTACTGCCGGTATCAAACAAGGGTTTCTAGACGTGAATTCACATCCCCCCAAAGTGCTACTGTCAGCTTCTCTGTAATAG TTGTACTAGAGCAGCCAATTCTTTCACTGGGAACCAGCAAAGAGGTTTCTTGGGGTCAGTCTGCCCAGATGAGGTGCTCCATCTCCACACAGCACCTGGGTGGTACATTCACCCTACAGCAGCTCTCTGGGTCATTTAAAGGGACAAAGATCTCCACTGGAGCCTCTGCCCTCTTCACCATTCCTCAAGTGGACTTTATCCATGAAGGAGCCTACAACTGCCAGTATAAAACTAGGGTTTCCACACGTGAATTCACATCCCCCCAAAGTGCTACCGTCAGCCTTTCTGTAATAG TGGTGCTTGTGCAGCCCAACATCTCTCTCAGTGCCCCAGATGGAGGGCTGTTCTGGGGGCCTCAGGGGCCAGAGGTGACCAGGGGCCACAGTCTCTCCCTCATCTGCTCTTCTGAGCCACAGCACCAAGGAGGCTCCTTCCACCTCATCTTTGATGGGTCTAACAGGACCAGGACTCAGCTCGCCATCAACCACTCAGCCTCCTTCTACATTCCTGAGGCAGACTACTCCCACCAGGGCAACTACAGCTGTGTCTATGAGGTCACTGTGTCCAGCCgcacattcaattcaacacaGACAGCACCACTGACAGTCATCGTAAGAG CATCTCTGGCTCCCATCATTGCATCTGGAGTGATTTCAGGGTTGTTCCTACTGTTGCTGATCCCTGCCATCCTGTACCTGGTGAAGAAAAAACATTTAg GTTctgcaaacacatacagattTCACAATGGACCAGGTGAGTCTCGTGATGAAGGTGAGAACATATATATCTATGGAGACCTGGAAGAAGACATGAATGTAGAAGAGCTGCATGGCCCAACTGTCATAGACAACGACTATGATGAGGATGACTAG
- the LOC121683516 gene encoding deleted in malignant brain tumors 1 protein-like isoform X2 produces MGEMSMSMAVLALVSVISVSVPSAPVAAQIRLVNGKSRCSGRVEVYLSNQWGTVCDDGWDMSDAEVVCRELGCGCAINAPWSAFYGAGTGYILMDDVACSLTEQSLTQCSYNSNPDCKHEEDVGVACTATGPSISLISSYSTVSAGETVQIRCSRSASRCNGNLLLYRNGVNVNSKALNSSQSSATFTLSNVDSSHQGSYTCAYSSSSTHSRSINITVVVGLLQKPSIFLETSKEVSWGRFAQMRCSISTQHLGGTFTLQQLSGSFTETKISTGTSALFTIPQVDFIHEGDYYCRYQTRVSRREFTSPQSATVSFSVIVVLVQPNISLSAPDGGLFWGPQGPEVTRGHSLSLICSSEPQHQGGSFHLIFDGSNRTRTQLAINHSASFYIPEADYSHQGNYSCVYEVTVSSRTFNSTQTAPLTVIVRASLAPIIASGVISGLFLLLLIPAILYLVKKKHLGSANTYRFHNGPGESRDEGENIYIYGDLEEDMNVEELHGPTVIDNDYDEDD; encoded by the exons ATGGGGGAGATGTCGATGTCGATGGCTGTACTCGCTCTGGTCTCAG TTATTTCTGTCAGTGTCCCCTCAGCACCTG TTGCTGCCCAGATCAGGCTGGTGAATGGAAAGAGTCGGTGCTCAGGTCGAGTGGAGGTGTATCTCTCTAACCAGTGGGGAACTGTGTGTGATGATGGCTGGGACATGAGTGATGCTGAGGTGGTATGCAGAGAGCTGGGATGTGGCTGTGCTATAAATGCCCCTTGGTCAGCCTTCTATGGTGCAGGGACTGGATATATTTTGATGGATGATGTTGCATGCTCTCTAACTGAACAGTCTCTGACCCAGTGCTCCTACAATAGCAACCCTGACTGTAAGCATGAAGAGGATGTAGGGGTGGCTTGTACCGCTACAG gtccctccatctctctcatctcctcataCTCAACAGTCTCAGCTGGAGAAACTGTTCAGATCAGATGTTCTAGGAGTGCAAGCCGGTGCAATGGCAACTTACTTCTGTACAGAAATGGAGTCAATGTGAATTCAAAGGCTCTTAATTCCTCCCAGAGCAGCGCTACGTTTACTCTGTCTAATGTGGACTCCTCTCACCAGGGCAGTTACACATGtgcctactcctcctcctctactcatAGCAGGTCCATTAACATCACTGTAG TGGTAGGCCTACTACAGAAGCCAAGCATTTTCCTGGAAACCAGCAAAGAGGTTTCTTGGGGTCGGTTTGCCCAGATGAGGTGCTCCATCTCCACACAGCACCTGGGTGGTACATTCACCCTACAGCAGCTCTCTGGGTCATTTACAGAGACAAAGATCTCCACTGGAACTTCTGCCCTCTTCACCATTCCTCAAGTGGACTTTATCCATGAAGGAGACTACTACTGCCGGTATCAAACAAGGGTTTCTAGACGTGAATTCACATCCCCCCAAAGTGCTACTGTCAGCTTCTCTGTAATAG TGGTGCTTGTGCAGCCCAACATCTCTCTCAGTGCCCCAGATGGAGGGCTGTTCTGGGGGCCTCAGGGGCCAGAGGTGACCAGGGGCCACAGTCTCTCCCTCATCTGCTCTTCTGAGCCACAGCACCAAGGAGGCTCCTTCCACCTCATCTTTGATGGGTCTAACAGGACCAGGACTCAGCTCGCCATCAACCACTCAGCCTCCTTCTACATTCCTGAGGCAGACTACTCCCACCAGGGCAACTACAGCTGTGTCTATGAGGTCACTGTGTCCAGCCgcacattcaattcaacacaGACAGCACCACTGACAGTCATCGTAAGAG CATCTCTGGCTCCCATCATTGCATCTGGAGTGATTTCAGGGTTGTTCCTACTGTTGCTGATCCCTGCCATCCTGTACCTGGTGAAGAAAAAACATTTAg GTTctgcaaacacatacagattTCACAATGGACCAGGTGAGTCTCGTGATGAAGGTGAGAACATATATATCTATGGAGACCTGGAAGAAGACATGAATGTAGAAGAGCTGCATGGCCCAACTGTCATAGACAACGACTATGATGAGGATGACTAG
- the LOC121683516 gene encoding deleted in malignant brain tumors 1 protein-like isoform X4 gives MGEMSMSMAVLALVSVISVSVPSAPVAAQIRLVNGKSRCSGRVEVYLSNQWGTVCDDGWDMSDAEVVCRELGCGCAINAPWSAFYGAGTGYILMDDVACSLTEQSLTQCSYNSNPDCKHEEDVGVACTATGPSISLISSYSTVSAGETVQIRCSRSASRCNGNLLLYRNGVNVNSKALNSSQSSATFTLSNVDSSHQGSYTCAYSSSSTHSRSINITVVVLVQPNISLSAPDGGLFWGPQGPEVTRGHSLSLICSSEPQHQGGSFHLIFDGSNRTRTQLAINHSASFYIPEADYSHQGNYSCVYEVTVSSRTFNSTQTAPLTVIVRASLAPIIASGVISGLFLLLLIPAILYLVKKKHLGSANTYRFHNGPGESRDEGENIYIYGDLEEDMNVEELHGPTVIDNDYDEDD, from the exons ATGGGGGAGATGTCGATGTCGATGGCTGTACTCGCTCTGGTCTCAG TTATTTCTGTCAGTGTCCCCTCAGCACCTG TTGCTGCCCAGATCAGGCTGGTGAATGGAAAGAGTCGGTGCTCAGGTCGAGTGGAGGTGTATCTCTCTAACCAGTGGGGAACTGTGTGTGATGATGGCTGGGACATGAGTGATGCTGAGGTGGTATGCAGAGAGCTGGGATGTGGCTGTGCTATAAATGCCCCTTGGTCAGCCTTCTATGGTGCAGGGACTGGATATATTTTGATGGATGATGTTGCATGCTCTCTAACTGAACAGTCTCTGACCCAGTGCTCCTACAATAGCAACCCTGACTGTAAGCATGAAGAGGATGTAGGGGTGGCTTGTACCGCTACAG gtccctccatctctctcatctcctcataCTCAACAGTCTCAGCTGGAGAAACTGTTCAGATCAGATGTTCTAGGAGTGCAAGCCGGTGCAATGGCAACTTACTTCTGTACAGAAATGGAGTCAATGTGAATTCAAAGGCTCTTAATTCCTCCCAGAGCAGCGCTACGTTTACTCTGTCTAATGTGGACTCCTCTCACCAGGGCAGTTACACATGtgcctactcctcctcctctactcatAGCAGGTCCATTAACATCACTGTAG TGGTGCTTGTGCAGCCCAACATCTCTCTCAGTGCCCCAGATGGAGGGCTGTTCTGGGGGCCTCAGGGGCCAGAGGTGACCAGGGGCCACAGTCTCTCCCTCATCTGCTCTTCTGAGCCACAGCACCAAGGAGGCTCCTTCCACCTCATCTTTGATGGGTCTAACAGGACCAGGACTCAGCTCGCCATCAACCACTCAGCCTCCTTCTACATTCCTGAGGCAGACTACTCCCACCAGGGCAACTACAGCTGTGTCTATGAGGTCACTGTGTCCAGCCgcacattcaattcaacacaGACAGCACCACTGACAGTCATCGTAAGAG CATCTCTGGCTCCCATCATTGCATCTGGAGTGATTTCAGGGTTGTTCCTACTGTTGCTGATCCCTGCCATCCTGTACCTGGTGAAGAAAAAACATTTAg GTTctgcaaacacatacagattTCACAATGGACCAGGTGAGTCTCGTGATGAAGGTGAGAACATATATATCTATGGAGACCTGGAAGAAGACATGAATGTAGAAGAGCTGCATGGCCCAACTGTCATAGACAACGACTATGATGAGGATGACTAG
- the LOC121683516 gene encoding uncharacterized protein LOC121683516 isoform X3 — translation MGEMSMSMAVLALVSVISVSVPSAPVAAQIRLVNGKSRCSGRVEVYLSNQWGTVCDDGWDMSDAEVVCRELGCGCAINAPWSAFYGAGTGYILMDDVACSLTEQSLTQCSYNSNPDCKHEEDVGVACTATGPSISLISSYSTVSAGETVQIRCSRSASRCNGNLLLYRNGVNVNSKALNSSQSSATFTLSNVDSSHQGSYTCAYSSSSTHSRSINITVVVLEQPILSLGTSKEVSWGQSAQMRCSISTQHLGGTFTLQQLSGSFKGTKISTGASALFTIPQVDFIHEGAYNCQYKTRVSTREFTSPQSATVSLSVIVVLVQPNISLSAPDGGLFWGPQGPEVTRGHSLSLICSSEPQHQGGSFHLIFDGSNRTRTQLAINHSASFYIPEADYSHQGNYSCVYEVTVSSRTFNSTQTAPLTVIVRASLAPIIASGVISGLFLLLLIPAILYLVKKKHLGSANTYRFHNGPGESRDEGENIYIYGDLEEDMNVEELHGPTVIDNDYDEDD, via the exons ATGGGGGAGATGTCGATGTCGATGGCTGTACTCGCTCTGGTCTCAG TTATTTCTGTCAGTGTCCCCTCAGCACCTG TTGCTGCCCAGATCAGGCTGGTGAATGGAAAGAGTCGGTGCTCAGGTCGAGTGGAGGTGTATCTCTCTAACCAGTGGGGAACTGTGTGTGATGATGGCTGGGACATGAGTGATGCTGAGGTGGTATGCAGAGAGCTGGGATGTGGCTGTGCTATAAATGCCCCTTGGTCAGCCTTCTATGGTGCAGGGACTGGATATATTTTGATGGATGATGTTGCATGCTCTCTAACTGAACAGTCTCTGACCCAGTGCTCCTACAATAGCAACCCTGACTGTAAGCATGAAGAGGATGTAGGGGTGGCTTGTACCGCTACAG gtccctccatctctctcatctcctcataCTCAACAGTCTCAGCTGGAGAAACTGTTCAGATCAGATGTTCTAGGAGTGCAAGCCGGTGCAATGGCAACTTACTTCTGTACAGAAATGGAGTCAATGTGAATTCAAAGGCTCTTAATTCCTCCCAGAGCAGCGCTACGTTTACTCTGTCTAATGTGGACTCCTCTCACCAGGGCAGTTACACATGtgcctactcctcctcctctactcatAGCAGGTCCATTAACATCACTGTAG TTGTACTAGAGCAGCCAATTCTTTCACTGGGAACCAGCAAAGAGGTTTCTTGGGGTCAGTCTGCCCAGATGAGGTGCTCCATCTCCACACAGCACCTGGGTGGTACATTCACCCTACAGCAGCTCTCTGGGTCATTTAAAGGGACAAAGATCTCCACTGGAGCCTCTGCCCTCTTCACCATTCCTCAAGTGGACTTTATCCATGAAGGAGCCTACAACTGCCAGTATAAAACTAGGGTTTCCACACGTGAATTCACATCCCCCCAAAGTGCTACCGTCAGCCTTTCTGTAATAG TGGTGCTTGTGCAGCCCAACATCTCTCTCAGTGCCCCAGATGGAGGGCTGTTCTGGGGGCCTCAGGGGCCAGAGGTGACCAGGGGCCACAGTCTCTCCCTCATCTGCTCTTCTGAGCCACAGCACCAAGGAGGCTCCTTCCACCTCATCTTTGATGGGTCTAACAGGACCAGGACTCAGCTCGCCATCAACCACTCAGCCTCCTTCTACATTCCTGAGGCAGACTACTCCCACCAGGGCAACTACAGCTGTGTCTATGAGGTCACTGTGTCCAGCCgcacattcaattcaacacaGACAGCACCACTGACAGTCATCGTAAGAG CATCTCTGGCTCCCATCATTGCATCTGGAGTGATTTCAGGGTTGTTCCTACTGTTGCTGATCCCTGCCATCCTGTACCTGGTGAAGAAAAAACATTTAg GTTctgcaaacacatacagattTCACAATGGACCAGGTGAGTCTCGTGATGAAGGTGAGAACATATATATCTATGGAGACCTGGAAGAAGACATGAATGTAGAAGAGCTGCATGGCCCAACTGTCATAGACAACGACTATGATGAGGATGACTAG